The following proteins come from a genomic window of Achromobacter sp. AONIH1:
- a CDS encoding GNAT family N-acetyltransferase, translated as MRILPETPADIDAIFALTQAAFADHPHSEQTEGYINDALRRAGALTLSLVAHEDGRQVGHAAFSPVTIGDGSADWYGLGPVAVLPGMQGRGVGAALIREGLARLRALGAAGCVVMGDPAYYRRFGFETRPDLRYPGVPPEYFMALVYTRPASGDVAYHEAFAARAPQQGGAA; from the coding sequence ATGCGCATTCTTCCCGAAACCCCCGCCGACATCGACGCGATCTTCGCGCTGACGCAAGCCGCTTTCGCGGACCATCCTCACAGCGAGCAGACCGAGGGCTACATCAATGACGCGCTGCGCCGCGCGGGCGCGTTGACCCTGTCGCTGGTGGCGCATGAAGACGGCCGCCAGGTGGGGCACGCGGCGTTCTCGCCGGTGACGATCGGCGATGGTTCGGCGGACTGGTACGGGCTGGGCCCGGTGGCCGTGCTGCCCGGCATGCAGGGCAGGGGCGTGGGCGCGGCGCTGATCCGCGAGGGCCTGGCGCGGCTGCGGGCGCTGGGCGCGGCGGGTTGCGTGGTGATGGGGGATCCGGCGTACTACCGCCGCTTCGGCTTCGAGACGCGACCGGACCTGCGCTACCCGGGCGTGCCGCCCGAGTACTTCATGGCCTTGGTCTACACGCGGCCGGCCAGCGGCGACGTGGCCTATCACGAGGCCTTCGCGGCGCGCGCGCCGCAACAGGGCGGCGCGGCTTGA
- a CDS encoding M56 family metallopeptidase: MSGLLLGGAWALGTALPAFLWQALGIHCAMAALLSLTRPRDARLRYALCCAGLLLCAAMFAADVAHAYRALPAAGPADAASPLWSGTWPLWCAMAWLGGAALAALRVWAGMAWLRRLLRASQPWTDAAWQARVAGLARRMRLRREVGLRLVRGLCTPMTAGWFKPVLLVPANLVTGMPPDLLEALLAHELAHVRRHDYLVNLLQFAAEILLFFHPTVWWLSRRIRIERERIADDMAAALIGQPRRLALALNALSQDADAAPAPVAPAARDGDLLDRIRRLTRPDSLPARRAVAMPALAAMLAVAIAGAGVQAGPADDGRADAARRALAQLPGIDALIQSSGASHVLVLDARSGDTLVGVAENEAVPIASLTKLMTAMVLLDAAPDLSQPVRIDERDAEAARGGAWQLPVGAVAPLDTMLKLALMSSDNRAAHALARSYPGGEAAFARALRRKVAALGLEHARFEDAMGISPSNRASAADIGRIVSAATAYPQIALDTTSLDESVGMDAGAIQYRNTNPLVGRQGWDIRLSKTATSAEAGRCLAMRVQAGGRELTLVLLNGRALPA; the protein is encoded by the coding sequence GTGAGCGGGCTGCTGCTGGGCGGCGCCTGGGCGCTGGGCACGGCCTTGCCGGCGTTTCTCTGGCAAGCCTTGGGCATCCATTGCGCCATGGCCGCGCTGCTGTCGCTGACCCGGCCGCGGGATGCGCGGCTGCGCTACGCGCTGTGCTGCGCCGGGCTGCTGCTGTGCGCGGCGATGTTCGCCGCCGATGTGGCGCATGCCTATCGCGCGTTGCCGGCGGCGGGGCCGGCGGACGCCGCGTCGCCGCTCTGGTCCGGAACGTGGCCGCTGTGGTGCGCCATGGCCTGGCTGGGCGGCGCGGCGCTGGCCGCCTTGCGCGTCTGGGCCGGCATGGCGTGGCTGCGGCGCCTGCTGCGCGCCAGCCAGCCCTGGACGGACGCGGCCTGGCAAGCCCGCGTCGCCGGCCTGGCGCGCCGCATGCGCCTGCGGCGAGAGGTGGGCCTGCGTCTCGTGCGGGGGCTTTGCACGCCGATGACGGCCGGCTGGTTCAAGCCGGTGCTGCTGGTGCCGGCGAACCTGGTCACCGGCATGCCGCCGGACCTGCTGGAGGCCTTGCTGGCCCATGAGCTGGCCCATGTGCGCCGGCACGATTATCTGGTGAACCTGCTGCAGTTCGCGGCCGAGATCCTGTTGTTCTTTCATCCCACGGTCTGGTGGCTGTCGCGGCGCATCCGCATCGAGCGCGAACGCATCGCGGACGACATGGCCGCCGCGCTTATCGGTCAACCGCGCCGGTTGGCGCTTGCCTTGAACGCCTTGAGCCAGGATGCCGACGCCGCGCCCGCGCCGGTGGCGCCGGCCGCGCGCGACGGCGATCTGCTGGACCGCATACGCCGCCTGACCCGGCCCGACAGCCTGCCGGCGCGCCGCGCCGTGGCCATGCCGGCGCTGGCCGCCATGCTGGCCGTGGCGATCGCCGGCGCCGGGGTCCAGGCCGGTCCGGCGGACGACGGCCGCGCCGACGCGGCCCGCCGGGCGCTGGCGCAATTGCCGGGCATCGACGCCCTGATCCAGTCCAGCGGCGCGTCGCATGTGCTGGTGCTGGACGCGCGTTCGGGCGACACGCTGGTCGGGGTGGCCGAGAACGAGGCTGTGCCCATCGCCTCGCTGACCAAGCTGATGACGGCGATGGTGCTGCTGGACGCGGCGCCCGACCTGTCTCAGCCGGTCCGCATCGACGAGCGCGACGCCGAGGCGGCGCGGGGCGGGGCGTGGCAGTTGCCGGTGGGGGCGGTCGCCCCGTTGGACACCATGCTGAAGCTGGCCTTGATGTCGTCGGACAATCGCGCCGCGCATGCGCTGGCGCGCAGCTATCCGGGCGGCGAGGCGGCCTTCGCGCGGGCCCTGCGGCGCAAGGTCGCCGCGTTGGGGCTGGAACACGCCCGCTTCGAGGACGCCATGGGGATCTCGCCGTCCAATCGCGCCAGCGCTGCCGATATCGGCAGGATCGTGAGCGCCGCCACGGCCTATCCGCAGATCGCGCTGGACACCACGTCGTTGGACGAGTCCGTGGGCATGGATGCCGGCGCGATTCAGTACCGCAACACCAATCCGCTGGTCGGACGGCAGGGCTGGGACATCCGCCTGTCCAAGACCGCGACGTCGGCCGAGGCCGGACGTTGCCTGGCCATGCGGGTGCAGGCCGGGGGCCGCGAACTCACGCTGGTGCTGCTGAACGGGCGGGCATTGCCCGCCTGA
- a CDS encoding BlaI/MecI/CopY family transcriptional regulator has product MPAKSPPPAKPTSAELDVLQAIWETGPATVKQVHAHMAAEREDLSHANVLRQMQIMHGKGLLTRDESERSHVYAAAQSQKATQGGLLKDLIRKAFAGSGKALVLAALREGHVSKRDRAEIEALLREESKDEPRGDKR; this is encoded by the coding sequence ATGCCCGCCAAGTCGCCTCCCCCCGCCAAACCCACCAGCGCCGAACTCGATGTATTGCAGGCCATCTGGGAAACCGGGCCCGCCACGGTCAAGCAGGTCCACGCCCACATGGCGGCGGAACGCGAGGACCTGAGCCATGCCAACGTGCTCAGGCAGATGCAGATCATGCACGGCAAGGGCCTGCTGACGCGCGACGAGAGCGAGCGTTCGCATGTCTATGCGGCCGCGCAGAGCCAGAAGGCCACGCAGGGCGGCTTGCTGAAGGATCTGATCCGCAAGGCCTTCGCCGGATCCGGCAAGGCGCTGGTGCTGGCCGCCCTGCGTGAAGGGCATGTGAGCAAGCGCGACCGGGCCGAGATCGAGGCGCTGCTGCGCGAGGAAAGCAAGGACGAGCCGCGCGGGGACAAGCGGTGA
- a CDS encoding aspartate dehydrogenase, with amino-acid sequence MNSYRVGIAGFGAIGQSVAQSLNAGLPGLSLAAVAVRDPKAPPAFDWREPPRFSTLADLHAHCDVVVECAPAAVFRELAEPVLRAGKKLVVLSSGALLRHADLIELARQHGAQIIVPSGAILGLDAITAAAEGEIHSVTMITRKPVRGLLGAPYLADNNIDLTGITEPRLVFRGSPREAAVGFPANLNVAVSVSLAGIGPDRTTLEIWADPALERNIHRVEVDSDSASFSMEIQNIPSANPKTGRITAQSVIAALRKLTGPLRVGT; translated from the coding sequence ATGAACAGCTACCGCGTCGGCATCGCCGGCTTCGGCGCCATCGGCCAGTCCGTGGCGCAATCCCTGAACGCCGGCCTGCCCGGCCTGAGCCTGGCGGCCGTGGCCGTGCGCGACCCCAAGGCCCCGCCCGCCTTCGACTGGCGCGAGCCGCCGCGTTTCAGCACCCTGGCCGACCTGCACGCGCATTGCGACGTGGTGGTGGAGTGCGCGCCGGCCGCCGTGTTCCGCGAGCTGGCCGAGCCCGTGCTGCGGGCCGGCAAGAAGCTGGTGGTGCTGAGCTCGGGCGCGCTGCTGCGCCACGCCGACCTGATCGAACTGGCGCGCCAGCACGGCGCCCAGATCATCGTGCCGTCCGGCGCCATCCTGGGACTGGACGCGATCACCGCCGCCGCCGAAGGCGAAATCCATTCGGTCACGATGATCACGCGCAAGCCCGTGCGCGGCCTGCTGGGCGCCCCCTATCTGGCGGACAACAACATCGACCTGACCGGCATCACCGAGCCGCGCCTGGTGTTCCGCGGCTCGCCGCGAGAGGCCGCCGTCGGTTTCCCGGCCAACCTGAACGTGGCGGTCAGCGTGTCGCTGGCCGGCATCGGCCCGGACCGGACCACGCTGGAAATCTGGGCCGACCCGGCGCTGGAACGCAACATCCACCGCGTCGAGGTGGACTCGGACTCGGCCTCGTTCTCGATGGAAATCCAGAACATCCCCTCGGCCAATCCCAAGACTGGCCGCATCACCGCGCAAAGCGTCATCGCCGCGCTGCGCAAGCTGACCGGGCCGCTGCGCGTGGGCACCTGA
- the blaOXA gene encoding OXA-1238 family class D beta-lactamase yields MPTRSPLRALAAALSLSALCLPAQARMLCTVVADVADGRIVFQDGTQDACAARYTPASTFKLAIALMGYDAGILQDAHAPVWDYQPSYPDWGGDDWRKPVDPTHWIKYSVFWYSQQIGEKLGLARLQQYTTAFGYGNQDVSGHPGKNNGTRGAWHVSSLRISPLEQLDFLRRLARRQLPVKPQAYDMAEILFDAGVDADGWKIHGKTGTGSPGSFGDYDREHAYGWYVGWARKNGRELVFARLIQDEKAARPNAGMRAREQLLAGLPGWLGAAGQR; encoded by the coding sequence ATGCCTACACGCAGCCCCTTGCGCGCGCTCGCCGCCGCGCTGTCTCTTTCCGCCCTTTGCCTGCCCGCGCAGGCCCGCATGCTCTGCACCGTCGTGGCCGACGTCGCGGACGGACGCATCGTGTTCCAGGACGGCACGCAGGACGCCTGCGCGGCCCGCTATACGCCGGCGTCGACCTTCAAGCTCGCCATCGCCCTGATGGGCTACGACGCCGGCATTCTGCAGGACGCGCATGCGCCGGTCTGGGATTACCAGCCGAGCTACCCGGACTGGGGCGGCGACGACTGGCGCAAGCCTGTCGATCCGACGCACTGGATCAAGTACTCCGTTTTCTGGTATTCGCAGCAGATAGGCGAGAAGCTGGGCCTGGCGCGCCTGCAGCAATACACGACCGCGTTTGGCTACGGCAACCAGGATGTGTCGGGCCACCCGGGAAAGAACAATGGCACGCGGGGCGCCTGGCACGTATCGTCGCTGCGGATCTCGCCGCTGGAACAGCTCGATTTCCTGCGCAGGCTGGCAAGGCGGCAACTGCCGGTCAAGCCGCAGGCCTATGACATGGCGGAGATCCTGTTCGACGCAGGGGTCGATGCGGATGGCTGGAAGATCCATGGCAAGACGGGCACGGGATCGCCGGGCAGCTTCGGCGATTACGACCGCGAACACGCCTATGGTTGGTATGTGGGCTGGGCCCGCAAGAACGGTCGCGAGCTGGTCTTCGCCCGGCTGATCCAGGACGAGAAGGCGGCGAGGCCGAACGCCGGCATGCGCGCGCGCGAGCAACTGCTGGCCGGGTTGCCGGGCTGGCTGGGCGCGGCCGGACAGCGCTGA
- a CDS encoding molecular chaperone HscC — protein sequence MIIGIDLGTTNSLAAIWQDGASRLVPNTLGTYLTPSCVSLDQDGSLLVGQAARERLQTHPDRSAALFKRHMGSDKPFRLGDRDFRAEELSSLVLRALKADAEALLGAPVLEAVISVPAYFSDSQRQATRIAGELAGLKVERLINEPTAAALAYGLHQQQEETQFLVFDLGGGTFDVSVLELFEGVMEVRATAGDNFLGGEDFVAEIVKQFLQRAEVPAQARDDPRFMQQLLAQAEIAKIKLSQQAESRLRVAWRDTEYALDLTQDRLADWSEPLLARLRAPVERALRDARIRSADIATVVLAGGATRMPLVRQLVTRMFGRFPNIEMNPDEVVAAGAAVMAGLKIKDQALDEVVMTDVCPYTLGVEVTRTLPSGQRVDGHFSPIIERNSVVPISREETYSPVDDDQPEVELNIYQGESRLVRDNILLGTLKMPLSRRPRAESSFQVRFTYDVNGLLEVEAGMPGSSQRQRIVIQSADRHMSDAEVQRRLQELASLKIHPREQTANRTLLARAERVYQVLRGDERHHLANEILLFEQVIEQQNARLIPPARARLTQEVDALERYSVFDRAYDPGYSE from the coding sequence ATGATCATCGGCATAGACCTGGGCACAACCAACAGCCTCGCGGCCATCTGGCAGGACGGCGCCTCGCGCCTGGTGCCCAATACGCTGGGAACGTATCTCACGCCCTCTTGCGTCAGCCTGGACCAAGACGGCTCGCTGCTAGTGGGCCAGGCCGCGCGCGAACGCCTGCAAACCCATCCGGACCGCTCCGCCGCGCTGTTCAAGCGCCATATGGGCAGCGACAAGCCGTTCCGGCTTGGCGACCGCGATTTCCGGGCCGAGGAACTGTCCTCGCTGGTGCTGCGCGCGCTGAAGGCCGACGCCGAAGCGCTGCTGGGCGCGCCGGTGCTCGAAGCCGTCATCAGCGTACCCGCGTATTTCTCCGACTCCCAGCGCCAGGCCACGCGCATCGCGGGCGAACTGGCCGGCCTGAAGGTGGAGCGCCTGATCAACGAACCCACCGCCGCCGCGCTGGCCTACGGCCTGCACCAGCAGCAGGAGGAAACCCAATTCCTGGTGTTCGACCTGGGCGGCGGCACCTTCGACGTGTCGGTGCTGGAGCTGTTCGAGGGCGTGATGGAAGTGCGCGCCACGGCTGGCGACAACTTCCTGGGCGGCGAGGACTTCGTCGCCGAGATCGTCAAGCAGTTCCTGCAACGCGCCGAGGTGCCGGCCCAGGCCCGCGACGATCCCCGCTTCATGCAACAACTGCTGGCGCAGGCGGAAATCGCCAAGATCAAGTTGTCGCAGCAGGCCGAATCGCGCCTGCGAGTCGCGTGGCGGGACACGGAGTACGCGCTCGACCTGACCCAGGACCGGCTGGCCGACTGGAGCGAGCCGCTGCTGGCCCGTCTGCGCGCGCCCGTCGAACGCGCCTTGCGCGACGCGCGCATCCGCAGCGCCGACATCGCCACCGTGGTCCTGGCCGGCGGTGCCACGCGCATGCCGCTGGTGCGCCAGCTCGTGACCCGCATGTTCGGCCGCTTTCCCAACATCGAGATGAACCCCGATGAAGTGGTGGCGGCGGGCGCGGCCGTCATGGCAGGGCTGAAGATAAAGGACCAGGCGCTGGACGAAGTGGTCATGACGGACGTGTGCCCCTACACGCTGGGTGTCGAAGTCACGCGCACCCTGCCGTCGGGCCAGCGCGTCGACGGACACTTTTCTCCGATCATCGAACGCAACAGCGTCGTGCCGATCAGCCGCGAGGAAACCTACTCGCCCGTGGACGACGACCAGCCCGAAGTGGAGCTGAACATCTACCAGGGTGAATCCCGGCTGGTGCGCGACAACATCCTGCTGGGCACGCTCAAGATGCCGCTGTCGCGCCGGCCGCGCGCCGAGTCGTCGTTCCAGGTCCGCTTCACCTACGACGTCAACGGCCTGCTGGAAGTCGAGGCCGGCATGCCCGGATCAAGCCAGCGCCAGCGCATCGTGATCCAGAGCGCCGACAGGCATATGAGCGACGCCGAGGTCCAACGCCGGCTGCAAGAACTGGCCTCGCTCAAGATCCATCCGCGCGAGCAGACTGCGAACCGCACGCTGCTGGCGCGCGCCGAGCGCGTCTATCAGGTATTGCGGGGCGACGAGCGGCACCATCTGGCCAATGAAATCCTGCTGTTCGAGCAAGTGATCGAGCAACAGAACGCGCGCCTCATTCCACCCGCGCGAGCCCGGCTGACGCAAGAGGTCGACGCACTGGAACGGTACAGCGTGTTCGATCGCGCCTACGATCCCGGCTACAGCGAATAG
- the ddlA gene encoding D-alanine--D-alanine ligase — MSGKTRVGIIFGGKSAEHEVSLQSARNIVDALDKERYEAVLIGIDKQGQWHVNDASNYLLHAEDPALIALNRSNIEVALVPGKQERQLVGAGGAAPALGQIDVIFPIVHGTLGEDGSLQGMLRLANLPFVGSDVLGSALCMDKAMTKRVLQAAGLAVAPFESYTRATAARARYAELAARLGPVLFVKPANMGSSVGVSKVRNEAEFTQAMALALQFDHKVLVEQAIVGREIECAVLGNDDPQASVCGEIVLRDEFYSYDTKYIDEDGAAVVVPADISAQASETIRGVALDAFRALECAGLARVDVFLTSDGQVIVNEVNTLPGFTRISMYPKLWQASGMSYPELVTRLIELARERHARDAMLKTSIR; from the coding sequence ATGAGCGGCAAGACCCGGGTAGGCATCATTTTCGGCGGCAAGTCGGCGGAGCATGAGGTGTCGCTGCAATCGGCCAGGAACATCGTCGACGCGCTGGACAAGGAGCGCTACGAAGCCGTGCTGATCGGCATCGACAAACAGGGCCAGTGGCACGTCAACGACGCCTCGAACTATCTGCTGCATGCCGAGGATCCCGCCCTCATCGCGCTGAACCGAAGCAACATCGAGGTCGCGCTGGTGCCCGGCAAGCAGGAACGCCAGCTGGTGGGCGCCGGCGGCGCGGCGCCGGCCTTGGGCCAGATCGACGTGATCTTCCCCATCGTGCACGGCACGCTGGGCGAGGACGGCTCGCTGCAGGGCATGCTGCGCCTGGCCAACCTGCCTTTCGTCGGCTCGGACGTGCTGGGCTCGGCGCTGTGCATGGACAAGGCCATGACCAAGCGCGTGCTGCAGGCCGCCGGCCTGGCCGTGGCGCCGTTCGAATCCTATACCCGCGCCACCGCCGCGCGCGCCCGCTACGCCGAGCTGGCCGCCCGTCTCGGCCCGGTGCTGTTCGTCAAGCCGGCCAACATGGGATCCTCCGTGGGCGTGAGCAAGGTGCGCAACGAGGCCGAGTTCACGCAGGCCATGGCGTTGGCGCTGCAGTTCGACCACAAGGTGCTGGTGGAACAGGCCATCGTCGGCCGCGAGATCGAATGCGCCGTGCTGGGCAACGACGACCCGCAGGCCAGCGTGTGCGGCGAGATCGTGCTGCGCGATGAGTTCTATTCCTACGACACCAAGTACATCGACGAGGATGGCGCCGCCGTGGTGGTGCCGGCGGACATCAGCGCACAAGCCAGCGAGACGATCCGTGGCGTGGCGCTGGACGCCTTCCGCGCGCTGGAATGCGCGGGCCTGGCGCGGGTCGACGTGTTCCTGACGTCGGACGGCCAGGTCATCGTCAACGAGGTCAACACCCTGCCCGGCTTCACCCGCATCAGCATGTACCCCAAGCTGTGGCAGGCCAGCGGCATGAGCTACCCGGAACTGGTCACGCGGCTGATCGAGCTGGCGCGCGAGCGGCATGCGCGCGACGCCATGCTGAAGACCTCGATCCGCTGA